Proteins from one uncultured Campylobacter sp. genomic window:
- a CDS encoding DpnII family type II restriction endonuclease, with protein MEPNLTKFDDFLRSLRKTNASLDYFTDFEKCGKNLKAVSIKLHTLDFLLGSKDLKTDIFT; from the coding sequence ATGGAACCAAATTTAACGAAATTCGATGACTTTTTACGCTCACTTAGAAAAACAAATGCAAGCCTTGACTACTTTACCGACTTTGAAAAATGCGGCAAAAATCTAAAAGCCGTTTCTATTAAGCTCCACACGCTTGATTTTTTACTCGGTTCAAAGGATTTGAAAACAGATATTTTCACT
- a CDS encoding DpnD/PcfM family protein: protein MKEFEVEITETLAKKVVIKAKNKEEACKIARTAYENCEIVLSAENFVCADFKATIADEPKTEI from the coding sequence ATGAAAGAATTTGAAGTAGAGATCACCGAAACTTTGGCGAAAAAGGTCGTGATTAAAGCGAAAAATAAAGAAGAAGCGTGTAAGATCGCGCGGACGGCTTACGAAAATTGCGAGATCGTTTTGAGTGCAGAGAACTTCGTCTGCGCGGACTTTAAAGCGACGATCGCGGACGAGCCGAAAACTGAAATTTAG